AAAGGAGAATGACACACAATTCTTACTTGTATACAGCGTTTTTCATTTGTTTACATCAGCCCTCGTTGAAGTTTATCACCAGCCAGCTACCTTATGTGTCAAAGAGCAAACCTTTTCACATAGTCTCTTATGACAAAGGTCTTGAAGTAGTCATATCTTTGGCTTTATAATCTTTGGAAAAAGTCAAATAATTTTTGTAACCACCTTTGGTCATCCAAATGACTGATCAGTGATCTATTGATACAAAGTCTGGATTAAGTTGTACACTATGAGACTTTGTTGATTTTGAGTTTAAAGTCAAATTTGTAGTGGTGTTTTTTTTTGTCCGTTAAAAGTTTGATTGTCTTTATTAGGCCATCTGACGTCGGTAAAAGTGATTGcggttacatttatttgttgtcCTATAGCCCTACTTATTAGTGTTTACATGATATACTTTGCCATAATAGAACACATTATTTTAAAGTAATAATAGATTTTCCAAACGCAAACTGCTGGAATAAAACAAGACTTCTTATAACTATCCCACTGTGACTTACTGTTGGTAACATGATACGTGAGGCACTTGAACTCTCACAACACATTTTTCTATACATTTTATCAGTTGTTTTGAACGAGCTGCGCAGAACCTCAACTGGATTTCAGGATAAAGGGACATTTTGGACATCCATACCATCAGAAATATCAGAAAGATGTCTGACATAGACCCTACTCCTACAGAGTTATAACAGGTCAGCACTTTCTAGCAATCAACAGGTGATTACATACAATAACCTTTTTCTGTCTGGGGTCTCTGTAAGTGTATACAGTATGCTGATGATACTATAATTGATATGTATTAATTTATACTTGCTAATCCAGGTTCATTATGTCAGTGATACATTTAAAATTGTACCGTTTTTACTCATTCCCAAGCCTCTTTGTGCCTACTGCTCAgttttgttttcaaatatttGTAGTGTATTTGACAAACAATTCAATGTTATTATCAAATGTCTATGTTTTTTTTGGATATGTTTTTTATATGGATAATTTTTAGTAGAATAATAACTTACTTGTAAATATATTGAAGCTTTAATTGTCATGGTAATCAAAGTTGATAATGAATTAGCTGAATCGTTGATTTTTAACACAAACATGGTGGAGACCAACCAAAAATCTATGCTCGGATAAGATAAGCACATGAGGTGGCCAATAGAGAAGTATATTGCtgacattttgtattttatgaGGATCACTACTGCATAAAAGATGTGGCTTTAATACAATTCTAATATTGTCTCGTTGTCTTTATTTAGCTTTTCTTTGCTCTCTTATAACCGACACAACATGACTGATTCTATTCACTCCCTAGCATGtgtgctgatgtttaaaaaccTCATGTCCTTCTTACTTTGTGTTATTGACCTGCTTCCCATTCATTCCCACTCTACATATATTTCCATTAAGCATACACAATATATCAGTGTGTACTTACCTCTCAGGCAATAATTATATATTTGCACACACTAATTTAGAACATCTATATTATGTGAAAAAGGCCAAACCAAGAACAGACTCTTAAACAAATTGTTCAACAGCAATCCAATTGTTAGATTAATGTCCAGACACTTATAGTTAGTATAGAGCTGGTATTACGACGTGTTAGATGTAGTTGCAGGTAAAAGCTGTTGTAGCATTTATTCTACTTGTTTGCACAGTGGTGCAGACATTTTTTTCCTCCCAGCCTCAAGAAACATCCTCTTACAATTGAGGTGCCAAAAGAAGGTTTCAATCTACTGTGTTAAACCACGTCAGCAGCATGTGAGTGGAGCCAAACGCTGAGCTGTTTTCCAAAACACACTGGATGTCATATATCATTATGTAAAAAGCAAATTGCTGAAAGTAAACAGGAGTTTAACTTCTGTACATAagttaaaaaataaagtaagataCTAAGGTCATAGTAGGGTGTAAggaaagtaaaaataaatatctcATCTGACCCTTCTCACAGGCTGGGACATTGACAGTGAATGTCAATGGCTGCAGTGGAATGCAGAAGATTAGTGGTAGAGAACAGGGATGAACGCCACGTCGCTTTCTGCAGCGTCGATACAATACATACCAAACACTGGACACTTATTTGGCTTAAATTGTTGACAAAGAGATGTGGAAATCTTATCAATGGCTGTTTGACCCCGGGCCCCCACACGTAAGACCAATGTGTTGACCTCTAGGCTACCATCAAGTGTTATTTAGCAAAAATGTGTGATATATAGTGGCGTTTTAAACTATTACACTTTTAATGAACGCATTCCAACAGTGGCGTATTGTGCCACTGTCCGCTTTCCAACTGCAATTGGCACAAATTCACACCAAACGTCAAaatgcaattttttttaaaattaaaaaTCATGCCTTCTGGTTaggttaattaattaataatgtTATGTAATGATATTTCTGCTATTTCTTTGGAAATCAAATAATATACAAAACTTCACACACAATAAGACTAAGTGGTATGATATACCACGTAGTAAACCATTAATTTGTAAAATAACATTTTGGTGTTATGTGAATTTGGTAGTACTGCACTGAACAACAGGGGAAGTGATTTTGTCAGAACTTTATGAAGGAGAAATATTTTTGTAGAATGTCGTTTTTGTCGTTGCACTTTGTAGACGGTCCCTGAGCTCTGGGCTACAGACTGAAGTTATCCAGCTCGGAGGACGGCGTGTATCGGCTTGTTCTGATAACGAAAGTACACGGTCTTGTGGTGCTGGAGTAATTCTTAGTAGTTTTACAATGCATACCTTGCTGTTGAATAGGCTGATTATCATGAGGTCTTTCATTAATATATTATTCTATATGAAAATAATTTGGGGTTTAAACCAGTCGATGGTTTAAACTCAAACTCTACCCTTTAATTTGTAAAGATcgtgcttttattgtgaaaacagcgGGACCGGAAGTTTACCTTTATTAGCACACTGAAATCACGAGCAcggaaatgttttgtttttttcggcATTCCAGCAAACAGCATAGTCAACTTTAACAACGACACTTACTAATTACCTAAAGGGTTAGTGTTAGTGATATTTTATGGAGATTTCAAATGAAGTTATATGATTAAATCAGCTAATGTTACTTGTAGGACTTTCATCTGCCGTAACGTTTGTTATTTCTAGATAAAGCGGTGTGAATGTGACTGTGTTATAACGGTATAACGTAAAGTTATCTTACTTTAGTGGTGCATTTCAATTGATGGCTCGCGCTACTACTTACTTTGTCGAGCCCTAACTGAATGTAAAGCTGTTCAATTTTAACTTTATGTACTATACTCCATATTCACTGTCTATGCCCTGCTCTCAGTATCCAAACCGAAAGTAATTGTAGCTGTGTTACAGTATTAAAACTCGTGATTTGAAACCAACTCTCTGAGCTCATACAGCATTCGGTTGTTGGTTATTTTCCGAACCGTTGGCATACAGATCAAGTTTCTAAACGACTTGCTCAAACTGAAAATACAGTAGTGTCTCGTGTTGTCAGTATGAGCCTGTTAGTAATTTTCCTGTCAGAGGTTAATTAAGAAACTATTAATCACATGTAGGCCTACGTTGTTCTATTTTCAGAtggctctcctctctctcttcatgTTTCTCTCCATGCTATCATCTTTGTGTGACTGTCACCCTcaatctgctgggtccatgagGTCAATGGCTGTATCCAATCATACTGCAAGGAAAGGTAACCCAAACCCTCCTACCTTCAGACATGCAGTAATAATAGAGGTATGTTTATGTATAGAAATCAGTtttgaaatgatttatttatttatttggtcaaAGAGGTTAATTTTCCTTCAAGGCCATGCAGAACCACACGTATTTGCAATGACTCTGGCTAGTTGGACATATTAACAGGTTACAGTGTTTTGAAGCTTTGCTAGGAATCAGTCCCGTGCAACTCAATACAAGAGTAAATAAGCTGTTAATCAAGTGCATTCCGTACACACCCTTACAGTCTTGAGAAAATATATAGTCAGACAACGTCAATTGATTGACTAAGGGTGTGAATGTTTTTATTAACAGGAACCCATTGTTTAACATATATGCTAAATCTCTAACCTGTGATTCTCTCTTCTCAATTTTTGGATATATAAGACGTTGCCTACACACCGGTCTATTTAGTGTAGAATGATATGAAGTGCAGACTCAGTCATCCCCTCCACACTCAATGTATCTACTCAAGTGACAAAGACACGCGAGTTTTGCATTCTGACTTTTGGACTGAAAGGCttttaaaaagttaaaaaacaTGGTGGATAAACAAAAAAAGTCTTAAATATTGAGTTATTTcttgtgtgtttctctgtgatCCCAGGCTCAGACGTAGCTGCAGAGGTAGCAGGCTACGCTGATGtggccaaacagatcattgacCTGGCTGTTTTTGGAGCTGCCCAGAACCGCTCTTACAGACGGCTGGCCGACTTCACCGACACCATCGGGAACCGTGTCAGTGGCTCACAGAACTTGGAGATGGCCATTAAATACATGTACAATGCTATGGCACAGGATGGGTTGGACGTACATTTAGGTGAGATTGCTTTATTATCTTTCTCACTGGGATGCTTGCTTTTTCAGAGAGGTCTTGCACTCTGCTTTATGGGACAGTAAGAGTTTTTGCCACTTTTCTTCCCCAGAACCAGTCAAAATCCCACATTGGGTGAGAGGGAAGGAGAATGCAGAAATGATTGCACCCAGGGCCAAAAGTCTGGCTATACTGGGACTTGGTAGCAGTGTTGGGACACCACCTGAGGGTAAAGATCATACTCTATCAATCATTTTAACACCTTTCATCCACCTCCATTTACTCCTCTACGTTTCTCTCTTATCTCTCCAGGTATCAAGGCAGAGGTGTTGGTAGTTCAGTCTTTTGATGAACTGAAGCAAAGAGCCAGCGAAGCAATTGGGAGGATTGTAGTCTTTAACCAACCATTTGTCAGCTACGGGGAGACGGTGGCTTACCGTGCTTATGGCGCCTCTGAGGCAGCCAAAGTGGGGGCTGTGGCCACGCTCATTCGCTCTATTACGCCATTCTCTATTAACaggtatctatctatctaaataTCCTTGTTTATGGTCTCaaatgttttgtctttgtttatgttgaaaatgtaccttttgtgatGTAAGAAATATTTCAGAATAAAGTTTCATCAACACCATCTTTCTACAAGGAAATGTATGAAAATGTCTCTCCATCCATACCGTCTGTCCCTCTCTAGTCCCCACACAGGTTTGCAGGACTACCAAGATGAAGTAAAGCGCATCCCTTCAGCCTGTATCACCGTGGAGGATGCTG
This genomic window from Pseudochaenichthys georgianus chromosome 16, fPseGeo1.2, whole genome shotgun sequence contains:
- the LOC117460567 gene encoding carboxypeptidase Q-like isoform X1, translated to MALLSLFMFLSMLSSLCDCHPQSAGSMRSMAVSNHTARKGSDVAAEVAGYADVAKQIIDLAVFGAAQNRSYRRLADFTDTIGNRVSGSQNLEMAIKYMYNAMAQDGLDVHLEPVKIPHWVRGKENAEMIAPRAKSLAILGLGSSVGTPPEGIKAEVLVVQSFDELKQRASEAIGRIVVFNQPFVSYGETVAYRAYGASEAAKVGAVATLIRSITPFSINSPHTGLQDYQDEVKRIPSACITVEDAELMWRMAQRGQRIVVRLTMGAKTLPDADSFNTVTEIPGWEHPEQVVLLSGHLDSWDVGQGAMDDGGGAMISWEALSLIKELGLRPRRTLRAVLWTAEEQGGVGAQQYFDLHKVNMSNFDLVMESDLGTFTPEALQFTGSDAARKVMAEVVKLLAPINTTKLEAHGEGTDISPWLKAGVPGASLHVADSRYFWFHHSEGDTMSVQDPQEMNLCSALWAVVAYVVADLQDMLPR
- the LOC117460567 gene encoding carboxypeptidase Q-like isoform X2 yields the protein MALLSLFMFLSMLSSLCDCHPQSAGSMRSMAVSNHTARKGSDVAAEVAGYADVAKQIIDLAVFGAAQNRSYRRLADFTDTIGNRVSGSQNLEMAIKYMYNAMAQDGLDVHLEPVKIPHWVRGKENAEMIAPRAKSLAILGLGSSVGTPPEGIKAEVLVVQSFDELKQRASEAIGRIVVFNQPFVSYGETVAYRAYGASEAAKVGAVATLIRSITPFSINSPHTGLQDYQDEVKRIPSACITVEDAELMWRMAQRGQRIVVRLTMGAKTLPDADSFNTVTEIPGWEHPEQVVLLSGHLDSWDVGQGAMDDGGGAMISWEALSLIKELGLRPRRTLRAVLWTAEEQGGVGAQQYFDLHKVNMSNFDLVMESDLGTFTPEALQFTGSDAARKVMAEVVKLLAPINTTKLEAHGEGTDISPWLKAGVPESHPH